The DNA window GGCGCCTGCGTCACGGAAGAAACCTTCCCCGGCTTCAAGGTCTCCACCGCCGCCTATGTGAACAGCCTCTTCCGGAAAGAGATCATCCAGGATCTTGGCCTCGAGTCCTACGGACTGAAGATTCTTGAACGCAATCCCTCCTCGTTCACACCTTTGCCCGATGGCAGGCATCTCTTGCTCGGTCCCGATCCTTCGCTGAACCATCGGCAGATTGCCAAATTCAGTCTCAAGGACGCGAACGCCTACCCAGCCTATGAAACCATGCTCGAACGGATGGCGATGGTCCTCGAACCGCTGCTGACCATGCGACCTCCGAATCTGGCGAAACTTGGCCTGCAGGACCTCTGGACTCTCTATCAAGCAGGAAAACCGTTCCAGGCCATGGGGCCTGCCATGAGTGAGGCCTTTGAGATCCTCACTGCCCCGGCGCGGCAAATTCTCGATCGCTGGTTCGAATCGGATGCACTCAAGGCCACCCTCGCCACCGATGCCGTGATCGGGGCGATGGCCTCCCCTTCAACTCCGGGAACCGCCTACGTCCTCTTCCACCATGTAATGGGAGAGACAAACGGGAAACGCGGCGTCTGGGGCTATGTGCAGGGAGGCATGGGCGGGATCACCCAATCATTGGCAGCCGCCGCCCGCGACCTCACGGTCGAGATCCGTTGCGAGGCAGAGGTGGCAAGAATTCTCGTGAATGACGGCACCGTTCGTGGAGTGGCCTTGGCCAACGGAGAAGAATGTTATGCACCGGTCGTCGCCAGCAATGCGGATGCGCAGGTCACCTTCACCCGCCTGCTGGATGCAAAGCAGCTTCCACAGGAATTTTCAGACGCAATCAGCCGCATCAGCTATGACAGCGCCTCGCTGAAGATCAACGTCGCACTGAGTGAACTGCCTGACTTTCTCGCCTGCCCCGGTCTGGAGCCAGGCCCGCACCATCGCGGGACTATCCACATCAGCCCGGACATGGACTACATCGAACGGGCGTTCGACGATGCCAAATATGGACAGCCCTCCCAACGGCCCATTCTGGAATGTACGATCCCCTCGGTCGTGGATCCCACGGTGGCCCCGCCAAGCCGACACCTCATGTCGATCTTCGTGCAGTATGCCCCCTACAAGCTGCGTGGTGTCACCTGGGACGATCTACGGGAGAGTTTTGCCGACCGTTGCTTCGCCCTCTTGAACGAATATGCGCCGAACTTTCAGCGTGCCGTGATCGCCCGGCAAGTCCTGACACCGCTCGATCTCGAACGGACGTTCAATCTGACAAGCGGTAATATTTTCCAGGGTGCGATGACCCTGAACCAGCTCTTTGCCTGCCGGCCTGTGCCGGGATTCGCCGACTACCATACCCCCATCAACGGCCTCTATCTCTGCGGCGCAGCCGCCCATCCTGGCGGAGGAGTCATGGGCGCAGCCGGCGCAAATGCCGCGCGGGAAATTCTCCATTCCTCACGCCGTTTTCCCCCCTTCTAGTCAGCCTCCAGCCTGCAGAGTCTCTACGGCGGATGTCTGCACATGCTCCGGCCGAAATCCGAGTCCGATCATCCGGGCGGGAATCCGGCGGAGGGATGGAAACCGTGCCAGCAGCCGGACCGCGAAGGGCGGCATACGTTTGCCCGATCCGCTGAGGACCGGCCTGATGACGCGATTCTGAATCGCGAGCTGCACTCGCTGAGTCATGTTGGTCGGCCACTCACGCCGCTGCTGAACCAGCTGAAGATCCTGAGTGGTTAATTGTCCCGCACGGAGGGGTGCAGCCAGCAGATTCGCCGTCGCAACCGCATCCTGAATGGCGAGATTGATGCCAACCCCACCGACCGGAGACATGGCATGAGCCGCATCGCCAATGCAGAGAAGGCCTGGGCGATACCACTGGCGCAGTCGGTCAACTTGAACCGTCAAGAGCTTGATCGGCTCCCAATCGTGGAGTTCGCCGACACCGTCGGCCATGAACGGCGCGAGCTGTGCAACCGCATCACGAAATGCCGGTAGCCCTTTCGCCCGGATCTGCTCCAACGACCCTTTGGCAATCACGAAGCCACATTGCCAATAGTCGCCGCGATTCAGCATAATAAAAATTCGACCAGCCTCGAACCGGCCAACCGGGTCTACCGGATCGCTTGGCCGCCTGGACAGACGGAACCACAGGACGTCCATGGGTGCGCCGAATTCTTCCACCGACAAGCCCGCGTGGGATCGCACGGTCGAGTGCCGCCCGTCCGCTCCCACCACCAGACTCGCCCGCACCTCAAGCGGACCATCCGGCAGGTTCGCCCGAATCCCCACCACAGAGCCAGCCTCTTCGATCAGGCCCGTGACGTCGGCCTGCATCAGCAATTGAAAGCATGGATATCGAGCGCCCTCCTTCGCGAGAAAATCCAGAAAGTCCCACTGCGGGGTGAACGCCACGAATCGGCACTGTGTCGGGAGAGTCGAAAAGTCCGCAACGGTCAGCGCCAGGTCGCCGAACTGTCCATTAATCCGCGAAACTTTCTGATGGGGCAAGACGAGGAATCGATCCAACAGGCCCAATTCATACAGCACCTCAAGCGTCGAGGGATGAATCGTGTCGCCCCTGAAATCGCGAAGAAAGTCGGCATGTTTCTCTAAGACCGCCACCTCGACGCCTGCACGGGCCAAGAGCAGACCCAGCATCATTCCCGCCGGGCCGCCACCTGCAATGCAGCAACGCACCGACAGGGTCTTCATAGCCAGGACTCCTTCTTTACTGCAGACGAAGACCGCTAGCGACGAGAACGGATGAAGCAATCGGCCGTGTGGTCATCCACAAGACCCGCCGCTTGCAGGTAGGCATAGATGATCGTGCTGCCGACGAAGCGAAAGCCTCGCGTCTTGAGATCTTTCGACAATGTGTCGCTCACCACATTTGTCGCCGGAACGTCTGACATTCGCTTCCAACGATTGACGATCGGCTCCCCGCCGACAAACGACCAGACGTAGGCATCAAACGAACCGAACTCCTTCTGCACTTCCAGAAAGGCTTGCGCATTGGTCACAGCCGAGTCGACTTTGAGCCGGTTGCGAATGATGCCGGGATTCGTCAACAACTCGGCCTGCTTTGTCGCCGTGAATCGCGCCACCTTTTTCGGATCGAACGCTGCAAAGGCTCGACGATAGCCCTCTCGCCGTAGCAAGATCGTTTCCCACGTGAGGCCCGCCTGAGCTCCCTCTAGCAGCAACATCTCGAAATGCTTCCGGTCATCGTGAATCGGCACCCCCCACTCACGGTCATGATAGGTGATGAAATGGGGCTTGATCCCGACCCAGCCGCAGCGGGTCTTCTCATCCAAAATTGCAGGAGCTAGCTTGGTCATCGGCGTGGATTCGGCTTCAACCTCCAACCGCCTTCTATGTCGAGATGATAGTCATAGACCATTTCGGCTTCATGCGACCGAAATCGGTCCGCGCGTGGTGCCGAAGTGCACGATTCGAATCGAGTACGACCGGCCCGCCAGGCCCACGCCAAAACACCACCCAATGCCAGAACGCACGGCCCCGGTCTTCGTGCCATTTAATGGCCAGCAACGCCAGATCCGGCAAGGCCTCCCATGAGGTAAAGCGCGCCTCTGTTCGAGCCAATCGGAAACCATATTCCTTGAGCAGCCGACGGACATGGTCCGTCTCGGACCATAATGCCGGATCGTCGGCAACGATGCCGAGCCGATTCGCCATCCGCTTCGCCTGATCGTAATTGATGCCCGCCAGCGCTGCCACGCTCGCAATGCCGCAACCGGTTCGTTCGAGCTGGACAACTGGTTTCATACACACCTTAACATGCACTACGTTCCACGGTGACTGCCACCCGGTTCAGAAACCAACTCCCGCCTGTATCCTTCGCCACAACAACCCGCGCATTCTTCCTCGATCCCGACACCCTGTCAAGACGATGCCATTGCCGATTTCTGGTATCAGGCCTGCCTTCGCCTGTGGTACGTTCGAAGCATACGCGCCAACCGATGAGTCGAAGACCATGCCGATAAACACATTACGCATCGCGCTGCTCCATCTCGCGCCGATCCCGGGCGACCTCGCACGGAACCGGCGGCTCGTCGAAACGGCGGTGACCGCGGCCGCACGACTCGGCGCAACCTGGATCATCACACCCGAACTCATTGTCACGGGCTATACCTTCGCCGACAGCATCGGAACGGAATGGATTCTGCCGCAGCCCGACTCGTGGATGACGCACATGTCCCGGCTCGCGGCCCAACTGCGCGTGACCCTGTTCCTCTCCTGCCCCGAACAGGACCGGAAGTCCGGCAAACTCTACAACAGCCTCTTCGTCATTGCCGCGGATGGGACCATCCTCGGCGCACATCGAAAAATTCATACCTTGCGGGTGGGATCTGAAGCTTGGTCGACACCCGGCACAGAAGCTATCGCCCTTCCCGTCGCTCCGTTCAACAGAATCGGCATGATGATCTGCGCGGATGCATACACTTCGGTGATCGCTCGAACCCTACAGGCTCAAGGAGCCCAGTTGCTGATTTCGTCAGCCGCCTGGGCCCCGGGCCATCATGGCCCGAACGGCGAATGGGAACGATGTACCGGCGACACAGGGCTCCCGCTCATCGTCTGCAACAGGACCGGACCAGACAAGACCCTCGATTTCCGCCAAGCCGAGACGGTCGTGACGAAGGACGGCCGACGACTCCTGTCGTTATCGTCGGCACGATCGGCCATATTCACAATCGAGTGGGATCTAGAGACGCAGACGCTGGCGACGCAGGACTACCACACGCACTTCCTCTAGCCGCCGGCTAGAGATCGATCTTCAGTTTTCGGCCGCCAGAAATACTGAACCCCTGCTGCTGATAGAACGCCAGAGTCCTGTCGAATTGAGGAAGCGGTGGCGTGGTCACTTCGATTCTGCTCCATCCTCTTGCCTGCCCCACACCCTGAGCCTCCGAGATCAAGGTCGCACCGACTCCGCTCGACCGATAGGCGGGACGGACAAATAGTTCAGGGATCGTTCCAAAAGAACCTTCCGCATAGAGGGCATAACATTCGTAGAGCGCCAAAAAGCCGAGCGGCTCCGGCTGCGCCGCGTCGCGGGCCACCAACACGATGTACGTGCCATCTTCGATCCAGGATCGAGCCCGCGCTTCCGTCACCTCCCGATCAACACTAAACGCCTTGGTGCCAATCGAGGCCATGATCTCATGAAGCAACTCCCCGACCATCTGTGCAATGACCGGTGCATCATTCGGTTGGGCGTGATCGATACGAAGTTGCATCAGTTAATAGACCAAGGAAGAACAATGTTGCACGCGAAGACTTCGAGCGGCCGCACCTATAGCACAGCAGAAAACCATTCCAGAAGAATGCTCAAACAGTTCGTCCGGCAAGGCCGCAGGCGAGTCGAAACCGGAGGCGTACCCTTGGGGGTACGTTGAGGATTTCGATGAGCCGAGAACGACGCTGGCGGACTGTTTCAGCATTCTGCTAGACGATAAATTGCTGTAGTAGCGCATACCCCTCATCCCATTCACCGTGCCCGCTGTCGGCATTGATGTGTCCCGCCTGGCCGATATCGACGAAACGGCTCCCCCAGGCATTCGCACAATGTTCGGCATGGACCACCGAGCCGAACGGGTCATTGGTACTGGCGACCACGAGACTGCGAAATGCAAATGGGCCCATCGGCACCGGCGCAAACCCATGCGCCGTAGCGGGGAAACATTCGCTCTGCGGATCGGGCACCGCCACGAGAAACGCGCCCTTCAAGGCCAATGCCGAACGATGGGCCCAATGCGCCACCAGAAGACAGGCGAGGCTATGGGCCACGAGCAGGGGCGGAGAGAGACAGGCCGCCACGGCCACATCCAACGCACGGACCCAATCGTCACAGGCCGGCTGGTCCCAGTCGCCTAGTTCCACGCGCTGCCAATCGGGATGACGCAACTCCCACAGCGATTGCCAATGGTGCGGCATCGAATTACCAAAACCGGGAAGGATGAGCACGGGCGATGTCATGGCATCACAGTCATGATGGGACACAATAGAGCAGGATCGTTAGCGCACCCAGGGTGGAGGAACCGCCGAATTGGGAGTCAGCCGCTCGATTGGGGCCATCTGCCGCTTGGACGGTTCCGGTCCCAACGGGAGTCCTTCCGGCGACGCATCGCGCTTGAGCCGAACGATGACACCGCCCATCACATCCCACCGGCGAAAGTTCCGACGCGGCGCGCTGGGATGATTGTTGTGGCAATCCACACAGGACTGGACGAACGCGAGATCCGCCGAGATGGCTTTGAATTGGTCGCCGTCCACGAACGTGAGCACACCCACATCGCGATTTTTCTCCAACTGCACCAGCGCATCGCTTTCGGCGAGGGTTTTGGGGCGATTCTCAGGATTGAGAGGCGTGAGGCCGATCAACCCCATCTCGAAACCGGTCACTTGATCGGCCGCAGCTTTCACGAATTGAGCCGGAAGCGGGATGTAATGCGCATCTTTTTGCCAATCTTCCTTCGGCGCCACCCCACTGTCCCGGAGATGCTCAACCACTTCCAGGACATAGGCCGTACGAAATGCCTTGACGATTTCCAGGATGTAGCGGGCCGTCTGATCGAACGTGGGCTCTGCCGCCTTGGCCGTCCAGGCGAAAAATGAAAGCAGGACGGAGAACATGAGGATGAGGACCAGGCGACCGTAGTGCACGCGAACTCCCTTCATCAGCGTCATGTCATGCCAGTGCGCGGTAGCGACTCGTCAAGACGGAGGCCAGCCTAGCCGATTCTGACTTTGGCCGTCAACCGAGCATGCTTGGGAGCGAGATCAGAATATCCCCGTTTTTTGTTCACGCGAGAGCCTCAATAGTCCACACGTGCGGCGCAACCGAAGCACTCTCCTGCAAGACGCTCAAAACGTTCGTCCAGGGAGGCCGCAGGCGAGCCGAAACCGGAGGCGTACCCTCTGGGGCGTACGGTGCGACGAATAAGGAGCACCACGTTTGTACGCGCCGCCGAGTGGTGAGGCGACCGGGTCCCCGTTGAGGATTTCGGTGAACCGAGAACGACGCTGGCGGACGTGTTCAGCATCCTGCCGTTAGCAGGGGATATTGACGGCCGGATCGCATAACAACGGTTGGATAGTCGGAGGGGTCATATACTTG is part of the Nitrospirota bacterium genome and encodes:
- a CDS encoding NAD(P)/FAD-dependent oxidoreductase → MRDKSYDAIIIGAGHNGLVTACYLAKAGWKVLVLERRYIVGGACVTEETFPGFKVSTAAYVNSLFRKEIIQDLGLESYGLKILERNPSSFTPLPDGRHLLLGPDPSLNHRQIAKFSLKDANAYPAYETMLERMAMVLEPLLTMRPPNLAKLGLQDLWTLYQAGKPFQAMGPAMSEAFEILTAPARQILDRWFESDALKATLATDAVIGAMASPSTPGTAYVLFHHVMGETNGKRGVWGYVQGGMGGITQSLAAAARDLTVEIRCEAEVARILVNDGTVRGVALANGEECYAPVVASNADAQVTFTRLLDAKQLPQEFSDAISRISYDSASLKINVALSELPDFLACPGLEPGPHHRGTIHISPDMDYIERAFDDAKYGQPSQRPILECTIPSVVDPTVAPPSRHLMSIFVQYAPYKLRGVTWDDLRESFADRCFALLNEYAPNFQRAVIARQVLTPLDLERTFNLTSGNIFQGAMTLNQLFACRPVPGFADYHTPINGLYLCGAAAHPGGGVMGAAGANAAREILHSSRRFPPF
- a CDS encoding FAD-dependent oxidoreductase, whose translation is MAMKTLSVRCCIAGGGPAGMMLGLLLARAGVEVAVLEKHADFLRDFRGDTIHPSTLEVLYELGLLDRFLVLPHQKVSRINGQFGDLALTVADFSTLPTQCRFVAFTPQWDFLDFLAKEGARYPCFQLLMQADVTGLIEEAGSVVGIRANLPDGPLEVRASLVVGADGRHSTVRSHAGLSVEEFGAPMDVLWFRLSRRPSDPVDPVGRFEAGRIFIMLNRGDYWQCGFVIAKGSLEQIRAKGLPAFRDAVAQLAPFMADGVGELHDWEPIKLLTVQVDRLRQWYRPGLLCIGDAAHAMSPVGGVGINLAIQDAVATANLLAAPLRAGQLTTQDLQLVQQRREWPTNMTQRVQLAIQNRVIRPVLSGSGKRMPPFAVRLLARFPSLRRIPARMIGLGFRPEHVQTSAVETLQAGG
- a CDS encoding DNA-3-methyladenine glycosylase I, translating into MTKLAPAILDEKTRCGWVGIKPHFITYHDREWGVPIHDDRKHFEMLLLEGAQAGLTWETILLRREGYRRAFAAFDPKKVARFTATKQAELLTNPGIIRNRLKVDSAVTNAQAFLEVQKEFGSFDAYVWSFVGGEPIVNRWKRMSDVPATNVVSDTLSKDLKTRGFRFVGSTIIYAYLQAAGLVDDHTADCFIRSRR
- a CDS encoding carbon-nitrogen hydrolase family protein is translated as MPINTLRIALLHLAPIPGDLARNRRLVETAVTAAARLGATWIITPELIVTGYTFADSIGTEWILPQPDSWMTHMSRLAAQLRVTLFLSCPEQDRKSGKLYNSLFVIAADGTILGAHRKIHTLRVGSEAWSTPGTEAIALPVAPFNRIGMMICADAYTSVIARTLQAQGAQLLISSAAWAPGHHGPNGEWERCTGDTGLPLIVCNRTGPDKTLDFRQAETVVTKDGRRLLSLSSARSAIFTIEWDLETQTLATQDYHTHFL
- a CDS encoding GNAT family N-acetyltransferase gives rise to the protein MQLRIDHAQPNDAPVIAQMVGELLHEIMASIGTKAFSVDREVTEARARSWIEDGTYIVLVARDAAQPEPLGFLALYECYALYAEGSFGTIPELFVRPAYRSSGVGATLISEAQGVGQARGWSRIEVTTPPLPQFDRTLAFYQQQGFSISGGRKLKIDL
- a CDS encoding alpha/beta hydrolase translates to MTSPVLILPGFGNSMPHHWQSLWELRHPDWQRVELGDWDQPACDDWVRALDVAVAACLSPPLLVAHSLACLLVAHWAHRSALALKGAFLVAVPDPQSECFPATAHGFAPVPMGPFAFRSLVVASTNDPFGSVVHAEHCANAWGSRFVDIGQAGHINADSGHGEWDEGYALLQQFIV
- a CDS encoding DUF3365 domain-containing protein, whose protein sequence is MTLMKGVRVHYGRLVLILMFSVLLSFFAWTAKAAEPTFDQTARYILEIVKAFRTAYVLEVVEHLRDSGVAPKEDWQKDAHYIPLPAQFVKAAADQVTGFEMGLIGLTPLNPENRPKTLAESDALVQLEKNRDVGVLTFVDGDQFKAISADLAFVQSCVDCHNNHPSAPRRNFRRWDVMGGVIVRLKRDASPEGLPLGPEPSKRQMAPIERLTPNSAVPPPWVR